GAAGATGGAAGCGGTCTGGCTGGAAGGGAACCTGACGGAAGCGATCGCGCTGGCTGAAAAGCTTTTTAGGCTCGAACAGAAAATCTTTGGTTCCGAGTCGGACGAGGCGGCGTGGCGACTTCGCGATCTTGCCAAATATTCGCTGGAAAACAACCAGGTTGATGCCGCATTACGGTACGCAACTCAGTCGTCGGAAATCATTGATCGCTTACATCAGACCGAGTCCTGGAAAACTGAGGACGCCCTGCGTTTTCAACAGACTCTGGTTGCAATCTCCGACCTGCCGCTCACAAAACGCATGAAGTTTCTGAATGCAGAACGGGACTTCTTAAATGGTTTGCTGGAGAATGACTATCGTGCCGCATTGGAGGCGAATCTTCTGCGGGCCGGCGTGCTGCTGGAACTGCTGGGAGATCGCCATCTCAGTGTGATCGAAGCTTTGCTGAGAAGCCAGGAGCTGTTGGTTGTCATGAACGACCCGAGTTCCTCAATCACACAAATTCAGCGGCTCGATCAACTGATACCACAGGTCACGAAGACTCCGCATCCCGTGCATGCGTACTTACATAAGGTCTGGGCCGACCAGGCACTGCATGGTGGGGCTACGGATCTTGCTGACGAACACTTCCGCAAATCCGTAAAATTCTACGAGCAGTCGAAAGTGGATTTCCTGCCGGATTATGCAATCACACTTAACAATTTCGGTTTGTTTCTGATACGAACCGGCCGGTTTGACGAAGCCCATCATGTTCTAAAGAAAGCCTGCAGTCTTTTGAGAAATCGCGTCGGGCTTATCAATTCCCAGACGCAACTGCTGGAGTACAACCTGATCAGTCTCGAACAATATCTCAGTCAGCAGGCGTTGCCTGAGCATAACTGGGATACTGCAGAGCGCTATCTCGAGAACAGCCTTGCTACTTTGAAACAGATTGAATCCGATACCGGAAAGAGCCAGTACCAGATACGGGACGTTGAGTGGGACCTGAAGGTTTTGCGGCGGTGTCGAACGATGAATCAAGCTTCATTACAGGAAATGGACCGTTGCCTGGCTCTGAAATCACAGATTGATACGAACACAATCCCGGGTGACGAAGCCGCAGCGCTGGCACTGAGTCGTGAGTATCGTGATCTGGTTCAGAAGTTGTTCGGGGCGAATACTCCGTCAACGGTACGTGCTGATTTTCAGGTCGCAAAACAGACGAATGATCGCGATGCCAAACTCACGCTCTACAGATCACTTCTCGAGCCAATGCGCGCGGTGGTGGGAGATGACCATCCGGCGTACGCAGAACTTCTCATCGAAATTGCCGACTGGACTGAGCCGGCTTCTGAACAGACACTGAAACAGGCAGAGACCGCTACCGGGATTTACGAGCAAAATTCCTGGCACCAGACCCCGGAATATGCTCGTGCCCTGCGAATCGTTGGTCGGATTCGAAATACACTGCGCCGGGATGACGCCATCGAGTCACTGCTCAAAGCCGAAGGTGTCTTGAAAGAACAGCGTCTCACCAGTGGTATCGATTATCTTATCACGTTAAACGAGCTTCTGTTCTATTACCGCAATCACGATCAGCTGATCGAAGCGATTCCTTATTGTCAAACTGCAGAAGAGTTGGCGCGGCAGCTGCTGAAAGTCGATCGAGGTCTTGCCGCCCAAACCTGTAACCAGGTTGCGACGATCTACGAAACTCTGGGACGGACCGATGAGGCGCTTCAGAACTATTTGCGAGCAGTGAATATTTTCGATGAACTTGCAGGTCCGCCAAGCCGCGCCCAACTGATCACATTGAAGAACGTCGCGGGACTTTATCGCAGGCAGCGGCAATACGTGTCCGCGGAAGACTTCTTTCGGCGATTTCTGAAAATGGTCGAAACACCCGGTTTGTACGATAGGGGATTACAGGTCGATGCTGTATTGGGTCTCACCTCCATGTACCAGGAACAGGAACGATACCAGGAAGCACGCAGCCTGCTCGGCCAGTTGGATCAGTCTCTACAGCAGGATGAAAAAATCTCGACGCTCTGGTGTAATATTCGACTGGCACAGATCTCGCTTGAGCAGTCAGACGAAAAATCAGACAAAGCTGTTGCGCTGTTTGAGGAATTATGGAATGTGCTCGCAACAGGTACCTTTCCACCGCAATCAGAGTCGACGTTGCAGAAGGATCAGTCCCCCCAATCGACGCTGGAACGTCCGCAAATTTACAGGGAACGGGAGTGGTTGAGATTTCTCCAGCAAGTGAAGGGGATTAGCGGTCAGTTTTCGGATCCGGCGCCTTACCTGCATGTGCTGAAAGTCATAAGGGATCACGCCCGGGAATGGGATCAAAATGAACCGTGGCATCTGGCCGACGCGGAGAATGAATTACGTGAGGCACGAAAATATGCGGACCTGTCTCCCGAAGCTCGTCTGAGATTGAAAGAGGCAGAGGAGTGGGAGTCAAAGGCCCTGGATCAGTCCGGCAGCGAAGCAACGGCAGATCGGCTTTCGCTGCTGGAAAAAGTGCTGGCGACTCAGACTGAGATTCTGGGACGCAAACACCGGGCTGTCGCGACCACCTGTCTGGAGTTCGCCCAGCTCCAGAGAAAATCCGGACGGATCAGCGGCGCGATGGACTCTTATCGTGAGGCAGTCCGGATTCGATCCGAACTGCTGGGCGATCGACATGCGGAGACTGCGGAAGCCAAATCGGAGGCTGCACTCGGTGCAATGGCAGCCGGAGATGTTCAACAGGCGCAGCGATGGTTGTCCGAGGCGATCAAAACTCAAACGGAAATTCTGGGGGAGAACGCCCCGGCTCTGGCAGAGAGCTATCATCGGCTGGTGAAGTATTACATTTATCAGGGACAGCATGCCGAAGCGCTGGAACTGGCGCAATCCACCTGTCAACGATATGAAGCCGTGTTCGGTAAGATGAGTCTGAAGAATGCCGAGGCCCTGAAGACACTTTCTTCCGTTTATTCAGCTCTCGGAAATGACATGCAGGCCATTTATCCTTTGCTGGAATCCATGGAGATTGTGAGTGGCCTGGACGTTGATTCGCGTGCAGAAACGGAGTTCACCCTGGCTGCTGGCTGGCAACTTCTGCAGTTTCCACTCTCGCATGCGCTCCTGCAGGAAGTTGTCGATGAATTTGTGGCGAAACTGAAGATGACAGATCCCGATTCAAAGGACTATGCGAATGCACTTGAACTTCGAGGGATGTTGAGTTTTAACCAGAAAAAGTATGAGGAAGCTGAGACATACTTTCAGCAATCACTCCAGATCTACAGGAAGTTTTTCGAAAATCCCAATCATCCACAGATATCAGAGCTCCTGAATAATCTTGGAGCGGTCGCCCTGAATCGGGGAAAACTGGAGCAGGCAGAGCAGTATCTGGAGCAGGCTTTCAGCTCCAGATTGGAGAACACTGTCACGGGGAACGAAATCCAGTTTCTGATTTTCTACAATCTCGCGGAAGTGAAGGCGCGCCTGGGGAAATCCGCTACCGCTCTGAAATATCTGACACGCTGTTTTGAAATCGATGAACGTTCTCTCATGACAAATCTGCTGCTCAGACCGGAAGCAGCACTGACCAAGCTCTTGAATAACCGGTTTAATCTCTATTCACTGCTCGTGACTCTGCAACTCTCGGGGCAGCTGCCCGAGGATTCCGTTTCAGACGTGTTTTCCCGTATTCTGGGACGCAAGGGACTGGCATTGGACATCGCCTGCCAGATGAATGCGGCTCAGAACGCATTGATTCACGATGCCGGCACCGCCAGTAAACTCCAGGAAATCCAGCAGCTGCGGATCTGGCTGGCAGAGTCCAGCGTGACCGGAGAGGAGTTCGAGAAGCAGCAGGTTTCCAATGACGGCGAGAAATTTGTACCGAACCGTCAGACCAAAGCTGTGCTCCGAATTCAGGAACTGCAGGAACAGGTTGCCCTCGCAATCCGGGAGGCCGGTCTGCAACTGCAATTGACGGGCGTCGATGTCGAAGAGATTCGCGGGAGACTGGCTCCTGACAGTGCGTTAATCGAGTTTGTTGTCAGCGGCCTGATCGATCTGAAAAACCCGACTTCGCGCGCAGGGGACGACCCGCATCTACTTGCTTTTTATCTGCCATCCGATGCAAAGCGGGCCTGCCGTCTCGTCGATCTGGGGCGAATCAGGGATATCAACGATCAGATTGAAAAACTTCGGGGGCATATCGAACGCGTTCCCCGTTCGCTCCGTTTCATGTCGGAAGACGAATTGGAGTCTCAATATCAGGAATTGAGTTCCCAGCTCTATCGCAGCCTGCTGCAGCCTTTTGATGAAGAACTGTCGAAACTCGACCACCTCGTGATCGCCCCGGATGGACAACTTCATTTTATTCCGTTTGCTGCGCTGACACGTGCGAATGGTCACTATCTGGTTGAGGACCTGGCCATCAGCTATGTCTCTTCCGGGCGGGATCTGCTCCGTGAGAAAGCAACGCCCGGCCGTGGTACTCTGGTGCTCGCCGACCCGGATTATGATGCGACCCGCGAACAGCGGATCTCGCAGGCGAAAACACTCGGCATTGATTTGTCGGATCATCAGAAATTTGCGTTGCGAGGTGCCGACCAGACGGAACTGAGATCGCTCCGCTGGAGGCCTTTACCGGGAGCTCGGAAAGAAGCCGCGTCTGTTCAGACTCACCTGGATGGTTCCATTTACGCTCCCGTGCAGGTCTTTTACGGAGGGGACGCAGCTGAAGACGTCTTTAAAACGGTGGTCTCTCCCCGGATTGTCCACATCGCGACTCATGGATTTTATCTCCCACTGGAATATGCCGGAGCGTATAACGAGAGTCGGTCGGTTCAGAGATCGTCCGGTTCGGCTCTGGGAAGGTTGCGATATGTCGACAATCCGCTGTTGCGATCCGGGCTTGTGCTCGCGGGAGCCAATCAGCTGGCAACGAGCAGCGAGAAGCGAGGCGTCAATCTTGAGGACGGCTGGCTGACTGCCCAGGAAATCTCATCGATGGATTTTCGTAATACGGAACTGGTTGTGCTGAGTGCTTGCGAAAGCGGTCTGGGAGATTCTGAACTGGGGAATGGGGTGCGGGGATTACAGCGGGCGTTTATCGTGGCTGGAGCGCATAGCCTGTTGACGAGTATGTTCGAAGTCCCAGACAAAGAGACGCGCGAACTGATGGATTCGTTTTATGAAAAATTCGTTCAATCAGGCGATCAGGTCAAATCCATGCAAGCGGCCCAGCAAAAACTCATTTTGCAGCGAAGGGAGGAAAGTGATGCCGCCCACCCCTTCTTCTGGGCAAGTTTCTTTATCGTGGGACAGCCAGAAAAAACTCCCGCCGGCAAGTAATTCTGAGAAGTTGAGATCAGATAAAAAAACAGCCACCTGCGAAAGTCGCAAGTGGCTGTTTTTCATAACCGGGGCAGTTCAGCAGAGAATATTTCAGAACACAAAAAAAGCCCCCGTTCACAAGGAACGAGGGCTTTCCACAACCAACCTCTTTCATCCAGCCTTACGATGCTTTCTGGAAAGCCATGGTGGTTCCGTCGGCAACCATCTGCACATACAGGACACCATTTTCAAACCAGAACTTTGACTGTTCCACACCATCGCCGGTGCTGACGACCAGTGTGTTACCGTTGATTCTGTACGTTCCATTGTCGGAGTCATATTTCTGCTGGCCATTGGAGTCGACAGCCATTACTTCCATCGCAAACTCGCCTTGAGCACTGAAGGCGACGGCGATCTGAATCTGTACCCCGTTCAAGACATCCTGCAGATACCATTTTCCGACGAGCGGGTTCGACTGCTGCTGGGGAGGTGTGTATCCACCATTTCCCTGAGACTGACCACCATTGAAGCCACCCTGCTGTCCACCCCACTGGAGGCCACCTTGCTGCCCGCCATTGTGACCACCCTGAACAGGAGGCACTGGTGCAGTTGGTTTGTGGCTGGCAGTGCGGTGAGGCATGCCACCCTGTGGTGCGTTTGAAGCTGTCAGGTGGACGAGTTCCTGAGGCATTGTTTTCGCCTGCAGATAAGCCACATCCATCTTGCCGTCGTACTTCAGGATCACAGCGGGAGAACCGACCAGCGAATCCTTATCACGGGAAGGTACCTGGGGGTAGGCAATTTGAACCTTGGTGGCATTTTTGAGTAGAGCGAAGGTCAGGATAATCCGACGTTCCGTATCGACGATCCACCCTGGCATCACCATATGTTTGCCATCAGCGTAGAACACGATGACGTGAACCACGGCCTGCTCAATTGAGCCGGCGATGTTCTGAGGTACCGTGCCCCCCATCAGGGCTGATGGGTTCGATGCAGGGGGTTGAGCAGTGGGAGTTTGCGGAGCAGGTCGATTGGCTGGTGCTGCTGATCCCTGCTGTGCCCCCTTGCCAGGATAATCAAGTCCCCACTCCTCATACTCTGAAGCACGAGAGACCGGATCAGCTGCGACAGCGAAACCAGATCCGCCCAGCGTGTTGAAAGCAAGGGCTCCGCAGAGCAGGCTTTTTACCAGTGTTTTGTTGCAGAATTCACGAAACAGTTTTGTGTTGATGTTGAAGGTCATGTCAGGCTCCAGAAGAAAAAGGTTTGTGTTGTTTTGTGGTTGCTCTCGTTGAGACAATTCCCTTACAGGCCCCCCTCTGAGTTGTGACACTCCCGACGACTTTTTTTTCATTTTCCTGATGAATTGAGCCCGTTACGCGGCAAAAATACCCCGGATTCGTTCCCAAAACACCCCAGTTCTGCGCCTGGGGAAAGCCGTATCTCCATATGTGAAAAATACTTACAGTGCAAGGGGGGGGGGCCGGACGAACTTCATCCTCAAAATATTGCATGTGTTTTCTGGAGAACTTCCAGCACCTGCCACTTTGCAGGAGACGAAGTTGTTAATCGAATACGGGAGAAGAGTAGAGAGTGCGGTCAGGCAGCGACGTTCGCCGGGCGATTAAGCAACGGTCCTGGAAGCTGGCAAAGAAAGGATAGAGATCGCCACCCGGAAACGATAAGCTAACGTATAGCATCCGTGCGGGCCGGTCAGACTTCGCGCAACCCGTTAATGCTTATTCGGGCCGATTTTTGATATCACACAGATGGCTCGCATCAACTCATCATTGATAGCGGCTTGGTCGATCAATTCAGACAGACAGTTATGGAACCTTTCACGGATTGAGACTGTGTCCCGTTTTACTGCGATGTCTCCTGTGATTCAGAATTTGAAAGAACAGAATGAAAAAGTATGTCCCTCAAGCAATCGTGATCGGTTTTGTGATACTCGCACTCGTGCGTTTCGGCGTGCGGCACGGTTTTCAGTTCGGACCTACGAATGGGGAAGTGATTGAGCAATATCAATCTCAGTTTGAGCCGCTGCATTCGACGTTGAAAGATGTCGTCACTCGTATTGATGGGCTTCCTCCGGTGGAAGAAACGAAACTCGATCTCACGCTGGATCCCAAACCGACATTGATTGTGGGGGATGCGGAACGAACCAATACCTCAATGATCTCTTTAATTTATCTGAAAACTTATCAAACGCCTGATGTGACTGGATCGAGTGACCTGACGGCGGGAGACTACGGGCATCAGCGTTTTTCCATCAATGGAGATGATTTTCAACATACGATTGCCTGGATGGGCGATGAAAATCCCCTGGTTTCTTCCGCGCTCAAGAGAGATGGATCCGATATGGAAAAAATGCTCAAAAAGACTTTGGCGCTGGAGTATCTGATCGTCGGCCGCAACGGAGAGATGAAGCCGAGCATGTATGACGAACACGGTCGACCGACGGAAGATCTACCCTGTGAAGTCTTTCTGGTCAGCCTCAAAACTGGAGAAATCGTAGGACAGGCACCACTGTTATTGCCACCCACAGCGCGACCTGGAGGCAGCATGGGGCCGGGGGAAATTGTCAAGGAGGTCGTTCGTCAGATCGGTGAGGCGTGGGATCAGGGAGCTATAATTAAGTGGCAAGAGCCAGCACCTTAGCGATCATCGTCTGGTATCCCGGATCTGACAAAAATTCTCAATCAAGCTGCGTGTCAACGGTCAGAGTGTCCGAGACTAAGTGACTCAACTGGAAGAATGAATGGACGGCTGCTTCTACCGGTAGCGCTATGACGTTCGATGACGGCATTCTCGTGCGTGCGTGAGCGTCCTTTGAGCATAAAGGAAAACCAACCGGTGCAGCTAACATGGGACACCGTCAGGTGTGAATCTAGGCTTCTCCCTCACCTCTGGAAACAGTTTCAGTTCAGGTTGACGGTTTTCATCTACGGCGTTGCGTTGCCTTTTCATACAATGACGCGTCTGGATGCTGGAACTGAGTGGTAGATCACATCGGAGGAATATGGTGCCTGTGGGAGTCTGGATCAAAGGTAACGTCGCCAGACTGGCTGCCCTCAGTTTTGACAGGGGGCAGTTTCTGACCTCATATTTACATACGTATTTCCAGGCGGTATTTTATAATGCATGTCTGACGTGACGATGATTTTGTCTCGCATTGAACACGGGAACCCCGAAGCGGCCGAGCAGTTGCTGCCGATCGTCTACGACGAACTGCGCAAATTGGCAGCAGCCAGACTGGCCAATGAGAGTCCGGAGCAAACACTACAGGCTACTGCCTTGGTGCATGAAGCTTACATTCGCCTGGTCGATGTGGAGCAAGCGCAACGGTGGGACTCACGCGGCCATTTTTTTGCGGCAGCCGCCGAGGCGATGAGGCGGATTCTGGTCGAATCAGCGCGACGAAAATCACGGACTCGGCACGGAGGAAAGGTTCAACGGGTCGAACTCAATCCAGATCTCATCTCCCCTCCCAATCTCGGCGTCGATCTCCTTGCCCTGGATGAGGCACTGCATCGGCTTGAACTGTTGGATGAGCGAAAAGCCAGGCTGGTCAAGCTGCGTTACTTCGCCGGGCTGTCCATGTCGGAAGCCGCCCAGGCATTGGGAGTATCGCTTGCAACTACTGAACGTGACTGGAGATATGCGCGAGTCTGGTTGCTGCGTGAACTTAGTGAGGAGCGAGAAAGTTGAGCGGAGAAGAGATGAATTATCAAAAAATCAGAGAAATTCGTGAGGGGTTTGATCGAAAAATATCG
The genomic region above belongs to Gimesia chilikensis and contains:
- a CDS encoding CHAT domain-containing protein; protein product: MPAPQKYASMGGGGLALLFLLCAWFAGSRWGLPTEHLQAQQPDQPLVAPRPAILSDTSSARQRRQLLTKMEAVWLEGNLTEAIALAEKLFRLEQKIFGSESDEAAWRLRDLAKYSLENNQVDAALRYATQSSEIIDRLHQTESWKTEDALRFQQTLVAISDLPLTKRMKFLNAERDFLNGLLENDYRAALEANLLRAGVLLELLGDRHLSVIEALLRSQELLVVMNDPSSSITQIQRLDQLIPQVTKTPHPVHAYLHKVWADQALHGGATDLADEHFRKSVKFYEQSKVDFLPDYAITLNNFGLFLIRTGRFDEAHHVLKKACSLLRNRVGLINSQTQLLEYNLISLEQYLSQQALPEHNWDTAERYLENSLATLKQIESDTGKSQYQIRDVEWDLKVLRRCRTMNQASLQEMDRCLALKSQIDTNTIPGDEAAALALSREYRDLVQKLFGANTPSTVRADFQVAKQTNDRDAKLTLYRSLLEPMRAVVGDDHPAYAELLIEIADWTEPASEQTLKQAETATGIYEQNSWHQTPEYARALRIVGRIRNTLRRDDAIESLLKAEGVLKEQRLTSGIDYLITLNELLFYYRNHDQLIEAIPYCQTAEELARQLLKVDRGLAAQTCNQVATIYETLGRTDEALQNYLRAVNIFDELAGPPSRAQLITLKNVAGLYRRQRQYVSAEDFFRRFLKMVETPGLYDRGLQVDAVLGLTSMYQEQERYQEARSLLGQLDQSLQQDEKISTLWCNIRLAQISLEQSDEKSDKAVALFEELWNVLATGTFPPQSESTLQKDQSPQSTLERPQIYREREWLRFLQQVKGISGQFSDPAPYLHVLKVIRDHAREWDQNEPWHLADAENELREARKYADLSPEARLRLKEAEEWESKALDQSGSEATADRLSLLEKVLATQTEILGRKHRAVATTCLEFAQLQRKSGRISGAMDSYREAVRIRSELLGDRHAETAEAKSEAALGAMAAGDVQQAQRWLSEAIKTQTEILGENAPALAESYHRLVKYYIYQGQHAEALELAQSTCQRYEAVFGKMSLKNAEALKTLSSVYSALGNDMQAIYPLLESMEIVSGLDVDSRAETEFTLAAGWQLLQFPLSHALLQEVVDEFVAKLKMTDPDSKDYANALELRGMLSFNQKKYEEAETYFQQSLQIYRKFFENPNHPQISELLNNLGAVALNRGKLEQAEQYLEQAFSSRLENTVTGNEIQFLIFYNLAEVKARLGKSATALKYLTRCFEIDERSLMTNLLLRPEAALTKLLNNRFNLYSLLVTLQLSGQLPEDSVSDVFSRILGRKGLALDIACQMNAAQNALIHDAGTASKLQEIQQLRIWLAESSVTGEEFEKQQVSNDGEKFVPNRQTKAVLRIQELQEQVALAIREAGLQLQLTGVDVEEIRGRLAPDSALIEFVVSGLIDLKNPTSRAGDDPHLLAFYLPSDAKRACRLVDLGRIRDINDQIEKLRGHIERVPRSLRFMSEDELESQYQELSSQLYRSLLQPFDEELSKLDHLVIAPDGQLHFIPFAALTRANGHYLVEDLAISYVSSGRDLLREKATPGRGTLVLADPDYDATREQRISQAKTLGIDLSDHQKFALRGADQTELRSLRWRPLPGARKEAASVQTHLDGSIYAPVQVFYGGDAAEDVFKTVVSPRIVHIATHGFYLPLEYAGAYNESRSVQRSSGSALGRLRYVDNPLLRSGLVLAGANQLATSSEKRGVNLEDGWLTAQEISSMDFRNTELVVLSACESGLGDSELGNGVRGLQRAFIVAGAHSLLTSMFEVPDKETRELMDSFYEKFVQSGDQVKSMQAAQQKLILQRREESDAAHPFFWASFFIVGQPEKTPAGK
- a CDS encoding lipocalin-like domain-containing protein, which produces MTFNINTKLFREFCNKTLVKSLLCGALAFNTLGGSGFAVAADPVSRASEYEEWGLDYPGKGAQQGSAAPANRPAPQTPTAQPPASNPSALMGGTVPQNIAGSIEQAVVHVIVFYADGKHMVMPGWIVDTERRIILTFALLKNATKVQIAYPQVPSRDKDSLVGSPAVILKYDGKMDVAYLQAKTMPQELVHLTASNAPQGGMPHRTASHKPTAPVPPVQGGHNGGQQGGLQWGGQQGGFNGGQSQGNGGYTPPQQQSNPLVGKWYLQDVLNGVQIQIAVAFSAQGEFAMEVMAVDSNGQQKYDSDNGTYRINGNTLVVSTGDGVEQSKFWFENGVLYVQMVADGTTMAFQKAS
- a CDS encoding ECF-type sigma factor; its protein translation is MSDVTMILSRIEHGNPEAAEQLLPIVYDELRKLAAARLANESPEQTLQATALVHEAYIRLVDVEQAQRWDSRGHFFAAAAEAMRRILVESARRKSRTRHGGKVQRVELNPDLISPPNLGVDLLALDEALHRLELLDERKARLVKLRYFAGLSMSEAAQALGVSLATTERDWRYARVWLLRELSEERES